The Maridesulfovibrio ferrireducens genome segment GCTGAAGGTGTTCGCATTCTTTGCGCTGTTCTGACCGAAACACCAAATCGTTCGGCAACTTGAGAAGGAGTTGCCCCCCGTTCAAAAGCCTGCTTTACCCGCTCGCGAACCCTGATTTTCTGTAATTCTTCAATATTAGGAACCGAAACCCTTGTTCCACCCCAGTAATATATTATTCTCTCAGCTCCTTCATGTCCTAAAACTCTTATAAGTCCTTCTACAGACATAACCCTCTTATCATTTAAATCCGGAAAATCTAAACTATTCGAACCGAACCCCAATATCATAAGACCTCCCCAGGAATCACGAACATCAAAAAACAGTTTACAAAAGAGACTTCAACAACAGCAACAAGAGTGTAGATATTAACAACTTGATTTTTTAGCAAGCCATTTTGTAAATAATATTTACCAGTTGGTAAATATTATTTACAAAAATCCAACAAACAAGCT includes the following:
- a CDS encoding helix-turn-helix domain-containing protein, translating into MILGFGSNSLDFPDLNDKRVMSVEGLIRVLGHEGAERIIYYWGGTRVSVPNIEELQKIRVRERVKQAFERGATPSQVAERFGVSVRTAQRMRTPSACVEDDSKMI